TAGTGAGAGCTCTAGATTGATGGTCAGCATCATAAGCTCAGTTCCTAGAAGTGACACTGCCAGATTAAACTTATAGATTTAGAATGAGGAAaattggaaggagaaggaagtaTCCTGACAAACATTTATgctattatattaaaaaaaaaattgagttgGTACACACAGCTGGTAAAGATTTCTGATAATACAGTACATAGTCTAAAAGATTAAGCTAAAAATTATAGTCAGACCCATATACTGTGGTAAAACCATATAACTTTCTGACAAAACAGAATGATGGCTTGGTTTTAATGGTTACAAACATTGATACAACTGAGAGAGGAGCTAATACTCAGCCCTGCTGTACACCACCACAGTAAATTCTTCCCAGGCTTTCTGACAGCCTTTCTGGCTTTGACACCCTTGACTACAACACACTGAAGGCACCATTCCATAGGAAACAGCAAACTGAATTGTAGATCACATCACTCTGCCTGCAACACATCACTGCAACACagagaagaacagaaatatgACACTGTCATAGTGTTCTTCCTCATATGAAGCAAGTCCTCTGTGCACACCATTGGAGCATGTTGAATGCTTTGTACCAAACTTTTTGGCTCCCTCTTGTGTCAAGAGAACAATGGGAACTGCTGGACACATCAAGATGTATTAgaccagggctgcagggacaaaAGCCTGAGAATGAGTCCATGACATGGTATTTTCCTCATCTTCTCTCCCCCACAAAAAAAGGATGTTAAAACCAAAAGGGAAACACTCCCTAACTCCTTTACTTATGGAAAAAAAGGcggggaaagaaaacatttgcatgAAGGTTAGAGACAGAGAAAAgttccctctttccttttgcattttgctgACCTGCTAGCACTTTTCTGTAGTTTCAAAGCACAAATGATGCATACAAGATTTATATATGAGCACTCTGTCAGATGCCCCAGTTTGCAGTGACCATAGGTTATCTAGTCAAGCTCCAGAAGGATGAAGGACTCAGCAGCTAGGACTGGGAAATAACCAAAGGATAACTAagcccaaaacacagcatttaacACACTGCATTCTTGTAAAACCTGGCAAGATCACTAGTCTTTGAAGTTGGTgcctaaatattaaaaataaaaacagcatcTTGCTCTTGTTCTGTGAATTGTGCTTGTCTGAAAACTCAGTGAGAAAATGAGGAATATGACCTATTTGCTACAGGCTGTGACAGTCATCAGGGGTTCACTGGGGAAGCCTGGCACCTTATTTACTGTGTGCATTTCATGCAAAATtcttctattaatttttaaagctgtagATATTACCTTGCCCCCTTCCTGCTCACCCCCATATTTCTCTTAAATTCAGCCACAGCACCACTACTCAGAAGGCCACCTCAACACCCCAGAAAACTCACCCAAATACTCCTAGGCTAAAGTGTATTTCACCTGTTCGCAGCTTCACTGAAATAGAGTCCGAGCAGTAAGCTTCAAATATATTATCTTAGCTCTCTTTTACTTGCAATGAATAACACCATGACAGCCTTATGGAGTCTCAGGTGAGAACTAGGATCCCTGGGCATCAGGGACTGTAGAACGTAAGACACGTTAAAAGTCCTAAAAGACACACTCAGAACACAGTATATCCCAAAGACCCAGAGTGCTCACATCTTCACTTCTTTAAAGCATTGCAGACAGAGGTCTTCCAGAAGAATGAAGTTTAGAACAGGAAAATTCATCAATTACTGTGATTTACTGCGTAAGagtttattaataattttgcaGAGTGAAAAACAGTTTTGGACAAGGGTGGCAagtaactgaaaacaaaaaccgGATTGCCAGTCAACAAAACTGCCCTCAGGAAGTAAAATGATGCTAGAAAAGTAGATCATGGTCCTTTTTGTGGCAAAATGTCTTGTTTTTTCAATCTAGAAAATCTTAGCTCATATTTTAACACCTCACACAAACCCACTATCAACAGCTTGGTGTAtattaaaaagtttattttaaaagtgaattattgaaataaatttgaCCTTTGTTAAACTATATCTACTCTATTTTCTATCATACTACTCACTAAATTGTGCCAATAAAATCAATATTGTTTGGTTAAAACATAATGGACTTGAGTTATGCAGATAATTAGTTCTGCCACCAAACAGTGCAACTGAAGGATAAGCCCAGTTCTGTGATGTACATGGACTGCATCTTTGACCCTGGAATGAGACACATGTACTCAAAACTTTGACACTAACCCTACAAGTAATTCAATTGGATGAAGAAGTCAGACCTAAATCAAACAGCATCACAGTATTGCATAAATACATACTACTGATCAATAAACACTAATTTGAAAACATTAGTTgttggagggatttaaaagtgACAGGGTTTTTCAGCAAAAGGCTGACCTGCACATTTTCCAGTGTAAAAACATCCTGCCAAAGGTTGATGAATTTTATTCTCATGTGagtcacagaaataattaacaTCTTACTTTATTGACCAATAGAATCCACAATAATTGCCCCAGACTATCCCCAAACAAAAGGATTAAAGCTCCATTTCCCAAAAGTGCACCCAAAATCTTAACTAGCTTAAACAAAACAAGTGACAcgtttctttttattttcaaacaatttGGGAGTTTCTTCTTGCTTGAAATAGATTCTACTGTATTAGGATGCTACATGCCAATACATCACAATGACATGAAAAATCTGTACTTCTTTTTCGTTTAACAGTCAGAATTCAGCTGTCTAAACACCAGCCCTAAGTGCCATATAGGGTGTACAAGCGACCATGAAGTAACTGCCTAGGACTTCCAGGTGGCCAACTACACCCTCAGCCAGGATGCCCTAAGACCTTTAACTGGGGTAAACTGTGACATTTAGGCAGTGGAACTGATCTCAGAATCCTTATACTTTCCAgaatttgtttctattttcttccaaagtcaTATCTATCCAACCTGCTCAAAATGAATTTGCAAGTATTGTAGATTGCTACAAATGTACTTTTCCAGCTGGTAGAAATTGCATATTTCTTCTGTGCAGCTTACCAGTTAAGGaggacagaaataatttcagggTTAGCTGAAAAGTCTTGATAAAAGCTGCTTCCAGAAGATTATTCAGTAACTAAAAATCTTTACATAGAACACTTTATTTTGGTGGAAAACATAAACCTGTATCAAGACAGAGAACCACcggaaatttaaaaaatgtttaatttacagcaaaaccagaatttcTGTGATATAAATGCATTCTAGTGAGACAGAAAGATATCCTGGATTTTGGGGACACATATTTGGGCCACATGTGCCCATTAAAGACTTTGACTTTAATCCACACCATCTGTTCACAGTGTCATTTTGCCTGTCCAAATCCAGCAATCAGGGCTACAAGGCCTGAAATCAGGGCAAAAAGGCCAAACACTGGGAACACTGGAGACTCCTCCAAGACCTTTCATTAAGGCCACCTGAAAATTACTTTGGCTCAAGAGAGCAGAACAAGAGCCCTCCTAAACAAAAAAGTGAGGTGTTTATAATGCCCATGACTCTTGACTATTCTGCAGACAGATGGTCTACCTTGTAAAACATCTGCTCACTTTTAAGTTTCCAGTGGCTGGAGAGGCTCTACACTTGCTTCAAACCTATTCCCAAGAACACTAATGGGTGTTTCTTCAGCCACAACACTCCCTCCCAAGGAACATGCATTTCTCCATTCCATTTACATACATACCATTGGtttgcagtgctgctttccctgcattTTGTCCCCAACTTCTTGCTTAAGGCAGTCTAATTCTGAGAGAGCCTGTGTCAAACGAGTTTTCATTTCTTCGTACCTTGTTTCAGCGAAACCAAGTTCTCTGTACCACTTCTGAGCCtaacaggaagaacaaaaattacTGAGTATAATTAGTCCAGCAGTGGTATCATTTTTCAATACCAGCTTACAACCACAGATTTGAGGCTGCTCTCTACATCATAACTTTTGGACTGTTATAAACTGATTAAATTAAATGGAATTATACAATACACTACAATATTATCATAAGAAATTAATGCAATTTTAGAAGGACATCCTATAGAATATCTCACTAGCTCTATGCGAAAAATAGTATTTAGATTTATTCTAAATGTGAAGGTACcatgaatattttgaataaagtttaaaaaagcagtGGTGTATACAAACATGATTTCAGAGATTACATCTTTGAAAGCCCTCAGAGCAAAGTGAAAGTAAGCTTTTATTAGCTGTGTAGgggaaaaagtttttcttgaGGAATGtttcctggtttcagctgggacagaattaattttctccttagTAGCTGGCACAATGCTGTGTTTGATTCAGTATGAGAAGCAAAACAACAatgtcaaaaatgaaaaatgaaaagaaggggaaaaaaagccctccCTATGTTCACCTTTTAATTCTTTCTAGGGTGTCTTTATTCCACTTACACACATTAACTgtagctttaaaaacaaaagcaaacccaaaccaaaaatcacAAACAAGCCCCTCAATAGCTCTGCTGGTCACCTGACAGCAATCTCTCCTTCATATGATAGatcattttttcctcccttctgaAGCAAAGGTTTCACATTATTTTAAGTAAACTGAGGAAAGTATTGTAACACACAACTTCTGTATAACACACAAAAGGATTAGAAGGACCCAAGTTAATTAGattttacaaaagaaacaaaagtaaaactATATCTTCATGTTCAAAAGACAAGGTCAGAAGTCCTTGCCTAAACATCCAACAGTCATCCAAATCCATCCCTTTATTCCAGTTGCCTCACCTGAAAGCTGGGAAGTCTTATAAAGCAGTTGTCAAAGGACAATAATTTTGTACAACCACCATGAAAACCCtattgctatttttcttttacatagTCAACACACATGTTGGCTGCCAATGGTTTGTCCACAGGGAGTGTGAGTGATGCCTGTTACAGCCCTATAAATATATACTTGCCATAAAAACAATACATTCTGCTTAGACATGCATAGAGTGGAGATTGACTAATAAAAAATAGGAATGTGAATATCTAGTGCATTTGGAAAGGCACAACACTGAAAGCTTCCTCAGATGGAGTCAAAAGTGCAGATTTACTCGAGAGAGGCACAGAACTACCCCATCCAAACAAGTCTCCAAGTAGGTGGTGCTGGACTTGGTGTGGAGAGAAGGGGCAGCATGTCTGGCAGTGCCTCTGGATATGGCAAAGGCCTGACAGCGCCAGGCTGCACAGGATCTAGCTTCTCATTCAAAAACTACTTTCAATTCAGGTTTGCAGTAACCCTCAGtgcttctgctgccttctcctcctgcttaTTCTCAGTGATGTAGAGGGAAGCAGCCTGCCCAGAGATGGCCAGAGTAGGCAGGTTGTTGTGTGTGCCTGTGTCAGGCACTCAGCCCCTGCCACAGTGTCCTGCAGGAATGCAGCTTCACTTTATGTTCTAAGTGACTGTGCTATTCATCACTCAAAGATCAGGGGAACATTTTGGTTCTGCAGATCAGAGACTTTCCTGTTTTGCAAAAGTGTTAAAGCCTGGCAGAAAGAAGACAGCCGTGttagaaaacagaagcaaaaacaaATTTGCTCCTCAGACGTACATCAGAGTAGAAGGTTACCTCTTTTTTTGACTTTTCTAATTCCTTTTGCTGTACTTTTAGctcctcttctgcctttctAACTTGCTCTTTCATCATACTGTAGCTTTCAAAGATGATGCCCTGGATAGACAAAAAGACATGATGATTCTTCTCACCTGTACAAAATGGCACATTTATAGAATGTTGTTTATAGAACAACATATGGTTTTCTccaaaattactaaaaaaattgcataaaatCAACAtattacatataaatatttccCTGTTGACTATTCTCAACTGAAGTAGTAATTCTGCATTTATAAGTGCATAGTAATCTCCACAGAAATTCACTGTGGTGTAAGCTACCTgactacaaaggaaaaacatggaTGTGAAATCCAGCACGAGTGAAGATCCTGTCTTTAGACATATGTTTCATATGcatcaaaacaataaaaaaattagacccaatcagaataaaaattagtaAATGAACATGTGCACACTTTTCACCAAGACATGATTTTTTCACCATTATAACAAGTTTCCTTCTGTTAGGAGAACTTGTGGTGGAATAAAAGCTTCTTGGAAAAGCTTTTACTCTTGCAGTaagataaaaaaatttttaaaagcctgaacAGTGCAGTCTTTTAAGTATTATTTTTGACTTTGTAGATTGCTGTATCACTTTAACATTCTCTAATACAAcattccaaaaaaacccctttctgGCATTTTGCCTTCTATTTCAAAGTTAACTTTATCACCTCAGCTCACGTTAGAGGTTACAAAGTTTCCTCCATCACAAAGGCAATTCAGCTTTGCCCTCCAAATAACATTGGTACCTCCCTTTCTTTAGAAGATCGTGCTCGATAACATTCCTTACTGTTAGTATTTACCTTTTTCCCAGGGGAATAATCTGAAGGATCTATAGGCAGAACTCCCTGTTCTTCAGTTTGTGTTACACTACATGCTGTTCCAACTTTCTTTGGCTTAAGACCATGTTGTTGACTTCCTTCTTTTAGTTTtactatatttttctttgttcctatacttttctcttttctcagctCTTCACAGGTGAAACCTAAAGAAGACAttaattctttcaaatttttattttctaaaataaagtttgcatttgctttctgaaattcCTCAAGCTGTTCTGAAGTTTCTTGCTTGATTCTGTCTATCTCTCTTTTCAGTacacatttttcctcctgtaaaTCAGAAATGGTTTGATAACAGCTAGTTTTGCAATCTTGGAGTTCTGAAACTAAGATCCTATATTTGTCTTGCTCACACTTTATCTCTGCCAAATGTCCCaacaaagtttctttttcacCTTCTGAAAAAGCTATTCTTTGtaaatttttctgtctctcctgtACTAATTCATTACATTTTGCTACATAGTTTTCATTGTCTTGTAATAATTTAGCCATTTCTTTGAAGcatctgcttctctcttcttttaggtcagaaagcagctggaaatacctcattttccttccattcaGGGATAGAACACTCCCGTGAAGTTTATTTGATGCAATTGTCAATGAGTCCTTTTCAGAAttcctatttttctcttcaacaTATGAGAGATTCTTAGGGAAAGTTTCAACTAAAAATGTTCCTGGGGTCatggtgttttcttctgtaaagTTATTATAACATCCACCAGCAACTTCTTTCTCATTAATTAAGTTTTGGAATGAAACAATGTTAGCCTCATCTACTGCTAAAACGTATTGAAAATATGCATCCATCTCCTCTTCCAGGGCACGCATCATCTGAGCATATCTGTCATTCTCCTGTTGTAATATGCAGACTTTTTTGGAGTAATTTTCATTCTCTTGCATCAGCAGAAATATCCTCTGAGAACATGCAGCCACTGCTTTTTCCAGTACAGATATTTTCACATTACATTCATTTCCAGCTTCCAGGGATGACAGATGACAGAAACACTCATAAAAAGTGTTCCCTGGTAGGAATAGTTTTCTTAAGCACACAGCCCTCTCTTGCAGAGGAAACAGTAAGTTTAGTGGATACCTCTTTTCATCTGACCAAAAAAATTTCTGAGAGTATGCATGTTGCATGTTTTTAGCAGCTATTTTTTGACACGAGAAATCCTCCTCATTTGGTTCACACAGTTTCAAAGTCTggtctttcatttttttcaggcCAATATTACTGGAGGGCCTTGTTTGGTGAGTTGGTTTCTGagcctgcttttccttctcttccatttcAGTTAAGTCTTCTCCATTGCATCTGCTATTCACATCAGGGATGCAGTTTTCTGAGATATTTTCTTCGTCCACTTGTTCAGGACTCCcttcaaaacactttttaaagtctttaaaagCAACAGAGAAACTTTGGGCAATCTGTGTGCTACAGAGATTCTCTTTAGCTTCCACTCCTTGCTTCCCAGGCCTGAATAATTCAGTTTTGTGGAAAACTTTAGGACTTTCCTCAAGATCACAGGTCAGCTGTTGTTGTTGGGCTTTctcattctgtatttcttctcttttagcTCTCCCTGTAAAGATTTTTTGGTGATACTTTTCATCATCAAAATCTTTATCCAGACATATATTTTCACTTATGCTTTTTGGCAGAATTTGCATGTTTCCCCAATGTTTTTCCATGTTGCATCCTTCTAGAGACGATGCAAAAATTTCAGCCACAGCGGAAGGCAACTTTGCATGAAGAAGTTCAGGAGCTTTGTCATAAAATCCTCCTTTTGCAACAATGCAAAGGCCATCAGACCAAAGATCAGTATTTGCCTCACAGAAACTCAAACTCCTCACTTTCTTCACAGAGGTGAAAGCTGCTGTGGGGCATCTTCCAAGTTCAAACCAGGTCAGCTGGAGCTTCTTCCTCATTAGGGCTTCAACCACAGAAGCAGGGAATGTCTTCACTGGTAGAGTTATACTTTGTGtcttcaagagaaaaaaggtTTCTTCATCCTTGGTTTCCTTAATTGTCTCATTGATAGAGAACTTTGCAGAACAAGGGggaagcagccctgctgcatgATGACTTGGGGTACACCTGAGCAAAGTGAAACTCCCTTCTAGAGTACTTGCCCTCTGTGGTCCAAGAGTGACCTGGTGATagcaaatgagaaatgtttcaaactgaaaaatatatacTAAAGTGTGCTGCTAATCataatttgttttttacttcATTCATAAAATACTTGATTACAAATTGATGAGAAAAAGCCATTTCCATACAAAGGGTTTTCAAATTACTTAAAGACTTGCAACAAGAGTAATGTTACAAATTAGGTATGAGTACTTCAATCATTTTCTTAGTGCACACCTGTATACACCTTGTAAAGCATCTGTAGTGGCCATGatttaaagctgtttttataTTCACCTTTAAATACACCAACTCTTCATTTTCTCCCCAATTTCACACGCTCCCTGTGCACAAAGATAGCAAGAACAGCAGTAACTTTTCTTCTCACCTGCTCAGCCTCAGGTAGACCAGCAAGTTTCACAAAGGCACTGGAACTGCACTCCAAAACTGGTCCAGGTTCTTCTGGTAGCTCCTCCATCTTCTTTAGTCCATCACAAGTACAGGCTGGTGTTTCTGTCGTGATAAAGCACAGGACAAATGTAATGTCTCTCCCCAGACagttacacaaaaaaaaaacccaaaaccatcTGAGCAGAtgttttgaacagaaaaatattttagtgagaGTATGCTCAAAATTACCTTCTCTACCAGCAGCATACACAACAAGTGAGTGATACAGATACAAGCACGAtgttaaacaagaaaacaagctTCACAAAAACCCATAAATATTGAAGTCTAAAGTAAGTTTTATTTAGGGTTCATGGTTCCCAGTTCCCAAAGcatttagaaatggaaaacacaCTTCATTACAGTGGGCAGGTGAAAACTTATAGATTAAACTTACAGGTTAAAATTATTCAGTGCAGGTCTGCATTTACATGCACTAAAATTTGCTACAAAATTCCCATTAATTTATGCTGGAAGAATTTACCTGATACAATTTTCCAGCATCAGAACCTTCACGTTGTTTGGTCTGAACAGCAAATCTGACTGCTGCACAGCATTCCCAAATACTATGCTTCATCGAGGACATACAAAGTACCCCCTCACCTCTGAAAGTTCCAAGATTTCTTGCAAAAGCTCATTATGTGAATGGTGGCAAACAGTTAATGTTTCACCTTCCTCAGATACAGTTTACAGATGAGGAGGATTTTCGAAGAGTTTACACATTCTAAGTCATGCACAACCCAATGAAATCATCTTCACTTTAttgcacagaaatgaaagcaaaaactgATTTCTTTGTATACCAGACTCTTTATCATGTAGCAGCACAACTGGAGTTTGAGTAGCTCTGCTTCTGAGTGAATCCAAGACTGCTCTCCATTTCAGATTCTGAACTTCATCCTGAATTAGATCTCCATTCTTaagagggaagagggggaggagaagaaaaaaaaaccccacagaatacatatatatatatatatatatatatatatatacatatatatatatatatatacacatgtgGTGTCTGTGATATGAAAACCAGGCACATAAATTTCCTCTGCTATTTTACATTCAAAAGACCTATTATTTCGTTAGAACTTCTATTGTTTTATaccattttcttatttcaacattttccaGTAAATGTTGTAGTTGTAAATTTTCCCCTAGTTTTCCCCTTCATACTTTATAAAgcattaaggaagaaaatatgagtCATAAGCATGTAGTATGTCAGATCACAGGTGGAACAGTGACTAAATCAACAAAGGTCATCAGCAAAGATAAAACAAAGTCCCATCAAGTAGGGAATGAGACTAACAGTTCAGCGCCCTGCTAAAAAGACAATTGTTCCTAAGTTGGAAGAACTCAAAGCTGAACAATCATTCCAAacaagacttttatttttccattcatgATTTAATTGCAAATTTCATATTCTGCTCTTGACATTCATCTTGAGTCCCTGACTGAATTTGACACTTCCTGATGCAAAACAGATACCCCTATTGCTTGATAATAGCAGATCACATTTCACATGCACTGTGCTCATTTTCAGTGAACAGAAGAATCAGATTTGATTGTCTCAACAAAACACATCATTGAGATGGTAACCAAAACAGCTACACCACAGAAACCAAGCCAACACAGGCACTTTTGTcttcctgcactgctctgcatcaaatgccagcagaaaataaatctggtCCCTTTGCACTGAgctacagttttaaaattacatatgGATGGGATAGGCAATGACTTCCAAGTCTTCAGTTCGTAGTGAGTCAGAAAAGGCTGCTGATTTCCCACAGGATCCCCAgtgagatttttatttcaaccCAAGTCAGTTGCCTCAATGTTGTGCTCTATTAAAATATGTTGATTAAGAGACACAGCTTAAGTGGAAACTACCACACTTCCAAGATTTCTTCCCTTATTTTCTCAGTAATATCAaataatagaatggtttgggttgaaaagtaccttaaaggtcatctaaaGGTCATAGTTACAACCCCTCAGTCAGgagcaaggacaccttccactataccaggttgctcaggccccatccaacctggtcttgaacactcccaggggGAGGGCATCcacaacatctctgggcaacctgtttgAAACTAATGCCAATTCCTTGGAACACATTCATTCCTTTCCTGCAcctcttcctttatttcttcacagagaTCAACTCTTGATTGATATGTGGGTACTGTCAAAAGAAAGTTACTCGAAATGATGTATAAGATACAATGCTTGGATGGCAGAACATCACACTGAGAAATCAAGACCTCAGCTGTCAtgtgaaagctgcagaaagatgCATTGCTTGGTGTTCCATACTTTTCCTTCACCTTCAACAAGCCCCCTAATGCTCACATCTAGAAACTGGTAAGTCAACACACAGCCACATGTAACAAGCTGCTTTCTCCTGTGTGTTCACTTCTCATTCAGGCACATACTGCAATTGGAACATCGCAGACAGGATTCTGATACTGAGATTGGAAATTCAAATTTTCTACAAGATTTATGTGACTACATTCCACCACGAGATGCAGTTCACCTCTTGGAGCTCAGTCTAATTGGATCTGGTATTACTGATGAAGATGCAGTAATGACTAAGGCtagtctttaaaaataactgatgtGATTGGTATTTGAGTGACATGGTATTTACTGAGAAATCTCGTACTGTGTGTATTTCACAGGAGTGTGATAAGCCTGTCTTCACAAACTaattttttcctggctgtgaaATAGGGAAATGATGCCATTTGCTCTTTCACTGAGAAATATTATACAAGCAGTTTTCTAGGAAACTAACAGCCCAAAAATCTTTCTTGTATTGCacacaatttttcatttttatagctGTTGATGGAGTATGATGAGCTTAAATAGGATTTTTCTTGTAACTATTTTGGCTTAAATACTACAAGACTGAGGCGATGAGACTGAGAAATTCTATTTTAATAGGTGCCAGTAAAACTCCAGATAAGGGGGAAAAACCCttttcagttttacagaaaaacaccagatgtctccctcctccttttaTCACAGATATTGaaattttttccctgctatCTCAAGTCACTTTCTACTAGAAAAATGCAAGTGTATTTGTAGTAccaaaagaggaggaagagacaACCAGAAATGCAGAAGGCACAAGATTTGATGCTGCTGATGCTATACACAGTATTTAAAGTAAACACAAATTATGGCCTGTTCATTTATACCAAAGATTGGGTAACTGAGACTCTAACCTCCTATGACAtaagaaatgtaaattaatgCTTAGAAAAGAAATGGTTAGAAAACTTcatgtagagaaaaaaataggctTTTATTAGAGTACAGCATAGAAAGAGTCTTTTTTCTTGAAGACTTCTTGGATTGGTCTCAGGCAATTAGAGAGTTATGTATCTTGCTTTCACACCTTCAAATAACCcaacatttttgttcttcttttctcaaTTTTATCAAACCAATTGTAATTCTTCACTACTTCTTCTCTGGCTCTGAAAGCCCTCACTCCTCTTGATTTCAGCTCTGCAGTCCCCTCATAGTACATTTGTTTGTTGTACCTGTTTACAACTCAGTGCAAGACCCTTGAGAagtatcttaaaatatttttaaaaagtattcttCATTCCCAAGGAAAAGTGAATAGACTATTTAAAATAACTATAGCAATGGATCAGGGTAAGCAGTTGGTCTTTCTGCCGCGTCGGGGCAGCTACAGAGACACATGGGGTGAGGTGCAACTTCTGAGCTGTCCACAGAGGTCACCCACGTGCTGCTGGTTACTGCTGGATGATCTCACCACTCTCAGAGAAAACCTCCTGGAGCTCACTGCTTTGGGACTGTAAAACCACTAATGGTATAAAATCACCAGGCCTGCAAAGGTGCATTCCACCACCAGGTTaaaaaatttgtctttatttcctCTAGCTTTACGGATACAAGATCCTCTCTAGCTTCTCCCAGTTCTGGAAGTACTCACAGTCTGACTGACCTCCTATATGAAAGGGTTTTGTTCATGCCCACTACCTCTTGGTTAACTGCAGTTAAAATCAGGAGAATTCTTGGGATATCAGGTCACAATCTGTCTGAATGAGTGTGAGGCTTGGCTGATTTCACTTTAAATAAAGTCTCAGAATAAAAATACCCTCCACCTCAGTGCATGAAGAATAAAACTTTGTTTGA
This window of the Corvus cornix cornix isolate S_Up_H32 chromosome 4, ASM73873v5, whole genome shotgun sequence genome carries:
- the JAKMIP1 gene encoding janus kinase and microtubule-interacting protein 1 isoform X5 translates to MISALHRQERVVLQSREVTDPIPNQHKCSTIKGISQVPAGGGLTQMTARHHAATHSLPPVRPPTNEEDNEKEKQLEDASTPDEKVKGAGEENLNLRIKELEKSEQKLKGVLEDYVESDSILRNRMKELELSHKALLVMIDQLNVKLNQVENAHVRIKGKLRDIQGDLISLVENQKKSEKKQKEKLHWLQEQLKTKEDEIKSQSEYFEHYKQRQRQQTAVLRKRDCYLQGEVSRLEKQVRDLNAHIALLTSELEEGMVQHLQQKLQSVCSGTQGCKHPGVEEMEWKTCTENAEHDVKRHCEAFQQNLKFLREKEEDTRREQADLLTELQCSQDAEDFLRTKLEESHHHVYSLKLPEIKLQEKVEELLDGNRTSEDQGSVKLKKKKEKYPELKRLAEGDSRVNVVSQLNGDLIQDEVQNLKWRAVLDSLRSRATQTPVVLLHDKESETPACTCDGLKKMEELPEEPGPVLECSSSAFVKLAGLPEAEQVTLGPQRASTLEGSFTLLRCTPSHHAAGLLPPCSAKFSINETIKETKDEETFFLLKTQSITLPVKTFPASVVEALMRKKLQLTWFELGRCPTAAFTSVKKVRSLSFCEANTDLWSDGLCIVAKGGFYDKAPELLHAKLPSAVAEIFASSLEGCNMEKHWGNMQILPKSISENICLDKDFDDEKYHQKIFTGRAKREEIQNEKAQQQQLTCDLEESPKVFHKTELFRPGKQGVEAKENLCSTQIAQSFSVAFKDFKKCFEGSPEQVDEENISENCIPDVNSRCNGEDLTEMEEKEKQAQKPTHQTRPSSNIGLKKMKDQTLKLCEPNEEDFSCQKIAAKNMQHAYSQKFFWSDEKRYPLNLLFPLQERAVCLRKLFLPGNTFYECFCHLSSLEAGNECNVKISVLEKAVAACSQRIFLLMQENENYSKKVCILQQENDRYAQMMRALEEEMDAYFQYVLAVDEANIVSFQNLINEKEVAGGCYNNFTEENTMTPGTFLVETFPKNLSYVEEKNRNSEKDSLTIASNKLHGSVLSLNGRKMRYFQLLSDLKEERSRCFKEMAKLLQDNENYVAKCNELVQERQKNLQRIAFSEGEKETLLGHLAEIKCEQDKYRILVSELQDCKTSCYQTISDLQEEKCVLKREIDRIKQETSEQLEEFQKANANFILENKNLKELMSSLGFTCEELRKEKSIGTKKNIVKLKEGSQQHGLKPKKVGTACSVTQTEEQGVLPIDPSDYSPGKKGIIFESYSMMKEQVRKAEEELKVQQKELEKSKKEAQKWYRELGFAETRYEEMKTRLTQALSELDCLKQEVGDKMQGKQHCKPMDKELQKRKSEVKLTLAPLKAKLACLTQKCQERNSFIRRMHGEFQRQGIINSAFDEEVKNLVEDMTLAEYIVAFTPVCDQEVLPSSTDISQANGQPEDHVACAKGNGMTGSIPENSQPGVDGLHSSHITPNVCAGSPMRVTSPERIIALHRELRENHHKNFQIPSVVPSGSKPRAGPNPPVIPEEAPWPVLSGMKDAAVPPEPGMSLPVGLVCII